From the genome of Gemmatimonadota bacterium, one region includes:
- the rnd gene encoding ribonuclease D: protein MPLINTPDALETLVHRALNAPCVGIDTEFVWEQTYYPRLGIIQVGLAENDCHLIDAVALSDLSPLDALIADRHTVKILHDAQQDLWILRRITNAIPRNIFDTRCSAGFVGMSSTLSLSNLLHMCLNIQLPKTETRTDWLRRPLSDRQLEYALNDVRYLPALREHLLTDIHRRGRENWLAEELRQYDVAKLYDDRAPEEQYMRIKGTGRLSRRDMAIVRELAAWREKKARQADRPRTWIIRDDAIVQIARRKPQSIQSLKRLRGISRATINQYGNSLLNAVQRGLATDEKNCPPISPPVRPDPFEDARLDLAMAFLRGQCLSEGIDIAMVASRTEVKAFISKKNATDNPLHTGWRREFLGADLIALLNGKHAIGINPDTHLPNLIRDKA from the coding sequence ATGCCACTAATCAATACACCAGACGCGCTCGAAACCCTCGTCCACCGCGCCCTAAACGCGCCCTGTGTGGGCATTGATACAGAATTTGTCTGGGAACAAACCTACTATCCCCGCCTGGGCATTATACAGGTGGGACTTGCAGAAAATGATTGCCACCTGATAGATGCCGTCGCATTATCGGATCTATCACCCCTGGATGCATTAATAGCAGATCGCCACACCGTGAAAATTTTGCACGATGCACAGCAAGACCTCTGGATATTGAGACGCATAACAAATGCTATCCCCCGCAATATATTTGACACGCGTTGCTCAGCGGGCTTTGTGGGTATGAGTTCAACCCTATCGCTGAGCAATCTATTGCACATGTGTCTCAATATACAACTGCCCAAAACAGAAACGCGCACAGACTGGTTGAGGCGACCATTATCGGACAGACAACTCGAATACGCCCTGAATGACGTGCGATATTTGCCCGCCCTGCGCGAACATCTCCTGACCGACATTCATCGTCGAGGCCGGGAAAACTGGTTGGCAGAAGAACTCCGTCAGTACGATGTTGCCAAATTGTACGACGACCGCGCGCCCGAAGAACAATATATGCGCATAAAAGGCACGGGGCGACTATCGAGACGCGATATGGCCATCGTGCGAGAACTGGCCGCATGGCGCGAAAAAAAAGCGCGACAGGCAGACCGCCCCAGAACCTGGATCATAAGGGACGACGCCATCGTGCAAATTGCTCGGCGCAAGCCGCAATCAATTCAGTCGTTAAAACGATTGCGGGGTATCTCAAGAGCAACCATAAATCAGTACGGCAATAGTCTCCTCAACGCTGTGCAGCGCGGATTGGCAACCGACGAAAAAAATTGCCCACCCATATCGCCACCTGTGCGACCCGACCCCTTTGAGGATGCGCGCCTCGACCTCGCCATGGCTTTTTTGCGCGGACAATGTCTATCAGAAGGCATCGACATCGCAATGGTGGCATCCCGAACAGAAGTCAAAGCATTCATTTCAAAAAAAAATGCGACGGATAATCCGTTGCACACAGGTTGGCGACGCGAATTTTTAGGCGCAGACCTGATCGCACTCTTAAACGGCAAACACGCCATCGGCATCAATCCCGACACCCACTTGCCAAACTTGATCCGCGATAAGGCATAG
- a CDS encoding transposase has protein sequence MLAHIDECRILYNQLLCTRIQTWKNENKSLSQYDQTKTIPLLKQQHAAFKQVYSQVLQQVSARVDLAFKGFFRRLKEKSKTGEKAGFPRYKHEHRYDSITYPQFANGCRLDDKGLRLGSIGCIRIVQHRSLLGIPKSCTITRTATGKWFV, from the coding sequence TTGCTGGCACATATTGACGAATGTCGTATTCTGTATAATCAACTACTCTGTACAAGAATACAAACATGGAAGAATGAGAATAAGTCTCTCTCTCAATATGACCAGACTAAAACAATACCATTGTTGAAACAACAACACGCCGCTTTCAAGCAAGTATATAGTCAGGTATTGCAACAAGTATCGGCAAGGGTGGATTTAGCATTCAAAGGATTCTTTCGTCGTCTGAAAGAGAAGTCAAAGACAGGCGAGAAAGCTGGCTTTCCCAGATACAAGCATGAGCATCGCTATGATTCTATCACCTATCCTCAGTTTGCCAATGGATGCCGATTGGACGACAAGGGCTTGCGATTGGGCAGTATTGGTTGCATTCGCATTGTCCAGCACAGGTCACTCTTAGGTATCCCTAAGTCTTGCACAATCACACGCACAGCAACAGGCAAATGGTTTGTAT